Genomic window (Rhodohalobacter sp. SW132):
CATAGGGAGTAACTGTACCGACCGGAACAGAGTATATAAAACGGATCGGAGCTTCAATTATATGGAAGGTGACGGATGAATGTACGTTTTCATTAAAGATTTCATCTTCCGAAAAAGGCCCGCCCATCTCCCGGTTAAATTCAAAACCGTGTAATTCTTCATCCATAAAAAGTTCTACCCCGTCATAAATCACACGATTAATATGATTATCCAGATTACGCTGCGTCTTTTCCACGTAGTTTAATTCAAAACGTATATTCAGATCTGATACCCAGTCGTTAAGAATCTCCGAACTTATAAACAACCCGATTTGATAACCCGATTGCCGTTCTGCCTGATCAATGGTACTGCCCTCAATAGCGAAAAGATTGAATCCCCCCTTTATTCCGAAGTGGACGGATTGTTCAGCTTCTTGTAAC
Coding sequences:
- a CDS encoding outer membrane beta-barrel protein gives rise to the protein MKRTATVFITLIVCLTINKGSYSQGLQEAEQSVHFGIKGGFNLFAIEGSTIDQAERQSGYQIGLFISSEILNDWVSDLNIRFELNYVEKTQRNLDNHINRVIYDGVELFMDEELHGFEFNREMGGPFSEDEIFNENVHSSVTFHIIEAPIRFIYSVPVGTVTPYVLLGPTFSVVAGFDHSFALRTPQGESHTQTNIASVVDQHYSKINFSADLGMGLHFPYGFFIEGYYSHGFTDSLKFYESNTFHRGFIANLGVRF